One genomic region from Capra hircus breed San Clemente chromosome 6, ASM170441v1, whole genome shotgun sequence encodes:
- the THAP9 gene encoding DNA transposase THAP9 isoform X1 — MTRSCSAVGCSTRDTVLSRERGLSFHQFPTDTIQRSKWIRAVNRMDPRSKKIWIPGPGAMLCSKHFQESDFESYGIRRKLKKGAVPSVSLYKVLQGVHLKGKARQKILKQPLPDNSQEVATEDHNYSLKRPLTVGAEKLAEVQQMLQVSKKRLASAKNYRMIKKRKGLQLIDALIEEKLLTEETECLLRAQFSDFKWELYNWRETAEYSAEMKQFACTLYLCSSKVYDYVRKILKLPHSSILRTWLSKCKPGPGFNSNIFSFLQQKVENGDQRYQSCSLMIKGLSLMQQLQWDPSSHHLQGFMDFGLGTLDADEMPLASETILLTAVGISGHWSTPLGYFFVNRASGYLQAQLLRLTIGKLSDIGITVLAVTSDASAHSVQMAKALGIHLDGDNTKCTFQHPSSSSQQIAYFFDSCHLLKLIRNAFQNFQSIQFINGTAHWQHLVELAALEEQELSHMERIPRKLANLKNHILKTNCAAQVFSESVVRALECLLSLGLPSFQNCVGTIHFLRLINNLFDIFNSRNFYGKGFKGPLLPETFNKINHVLTEAKTIFVTLSDTSNNQILKGKRKLGFLGFLLNAESLKWLYQNYVFPKVMPFPYLLMYKFSHDHLELFLKMLRQVSVTTSNPTCMAFQKAYHNLEMRHRLQDEVFLSEVSSLDISIARRTDLALGTVQREYGVSVIESLFYKEDICPDWSDCLLSEALLDLSVRRRNLTSCAGYIANKLSALLTCEDCLSALYASDLKASKIGSLLCVKKENGVHFPSESLCRVINTCERVVRTHSKPTVHEPLLPKQRECYLQQKILYELSGHIYLFVELDEHLFDGEVYAINHFVKLLKNIIICFLKIRAKDITQYSLKHHSERIELKTLSRKYWSSSQNYRCSSFANTNKFRHLLRNNRYPFK, encoded by the exons ATGACTCGAAGTTGCTCGGCAGTGGGCTGCAGCACCCGAGACACCGTGCTGAGCCGGGAGCGCGGCCTCTCTTTCCACCA ATTTCCAACTGATACTATTCAGCGCTCAAAATGGATCAGGGCTGTGAATCGTATGGACCCCAGAAGCAAAAAGATTTGGATCCCAGGACCAGGTGCTATGCTATGTTCCAAACATTTTCAAGAAAGTGACTTTGAGTCATATGGCATAAGAAGAAAGCTGAAAAAAGGAGCTGTGCCTTCTGTTTCTCTATACAAG GTTCTCCAAGGTGTACACCTTAAAGGTAAAGCAAGACAGAAAATCCTCAAACAGCCTCTTCCTGATAATTCTCAAGAGGTTGCTACTGAAGACCATAACTACAGTTTAAAGAGACCTCTGACAGTAGGAGCAGAGAAACTAGCTGAGGTGCAGCAGATGCTACAAGTGTCCAAAAAAAGACTTGCTTCTGCAAAAAACTACAGGATGATCAAGAAGAGAAAGGGCTTACAACTAATTGATGCGCTTATAGAAGAGAAGCTACTTACAGAGGAAACAGAATGTCTGCTACGAGCACAATTTTCTG ATTTTAAGTGGGAGTTGTATAACTGGAGAGAAACAGCTGAGTACTCCGCAGAAATGAAGCAGTTTGCATGTACGCTCTACTTGTGCAGTAGCAAAGTCTACGATTATGTCAGAAAGATTCTTAAGCTGCCTCATTCTTCCATCCTCAGAAC ATGGCTGTCCAAATGCAAACCTGGTCCAGGTTTCAACagcaacattttttcttttcttcagcaaAAAGTAGAGAATGGAGACCAGCGATATCAGTCTTGTTCACTGATGATTAAAGGTCTGTCTCTCATGCAGCAGCTTCAGTGGGACcccagcagtcaccatctgcaagggTTTATGGACTTCGGTCTTGGCACACTTGATGCTGATGAAATGCCACTCGCCTCAGAAACTATTTTGCTCACGGCAGTGGGTATTTCTGGTCACTGGAGTACACCTCTTGGTTATTTTTTTGTAAACAGGGCCTCTGGATATTTGCAAGCTCAGCTGCTTCGTCTGACGATTGGCAAACTAAGTGACATAGGGATCACAGTGCTGGCTGTCACGTCAGATGCCTCAGCTCACAGCGTTCAGATGGCAAAGGCACTGGGGATACATCTCGACGGAGACAACACGAAGTGTACATTTCAGCATCCTTCATCTTCCAGCCAACAGATTGCCTACTTCTTTGATTCTTGCCACTTGCTTAAATTAATAAGAAATGCATTTCAGAATTTCCAAAGCATTCAGTTTATCAATGGCACAGCTCACTGGCAGCACCTTGTGGAGTTAGCAGCGCTAGAGGAACAGGAATTATCACATATGGAGAGAATCCCAAGAAAACTTGCAAATCTGAAGAACCACATACTAAAAACGAATTGTGCCGCCCAAGTCTTCAGTGAGAGCGTGGTCAGGGCACTAGAGTGTTTGCTATCATTAGGCCTGCCTTCTTTTCAGAACTGTGTTGGTACCATCCACTTCTTACGCTTAATTAACAATCTGTTCGACATTTTTAATAGTAGGAACTTTTATGGAAAGGGATTTAAAGGACCTCTATTACCTGAAACTTTTAATAAAATCAACCATGTGTTAACTGAAGCCAAGACTATTTTTGTTACATTATCTGACACTAGCAATAATCAAATCCTTAAAGGTAAGCGAAAACTGGGATTCCTGGGATTTTTGCTTAATGCCGAGAGCTTAAAATGGCTCTACCAAAATTATGTTTTCCCCAAAGTCATGCCTTTCCCCTATCTCCTGATGTACAAATTCAGTCACGATCATCTGGAATTATTTCTAAAGATGCTCAGACAGGTATCAGTAACCACTTCTAACCCTACCTGCATGGCATTCCAGAAAGCTTACCATAATTTGGAGATGAGACACAGATTACAAGATGAGGTCTTTCTAAGTGAAGTAAGCAGCCTTGACATTTCAATTGCTCGAAGGACAGACCTGGCCCTCGGGACAGTTCAGCGTGAGTATGGTGTCAGCGTTATAGAGAGTCTTTTTTACAAAGAGGATATTTGCCCAGACTGGTCTGACTGTTTGCTAAGTGAGGCATTACTAGACCTGTCAGTTCGTAGGCGAAATCTCACCTCTTGTGCTGGTTATATTGCCAATAAGTTATCAGCTCTTTTAACGTGCGAGGACTGCCTCAGTGCGCTGTACGCATCGGATCTCAAAGCCTCTAAGATTGGATCCCTGTTATGTGTTAAAAAGGAGAATGGTGTGCATTTCCCTTCTGAAAGTTTGTGCCGAGTCATAAATACTTGTGAGCGAGTTGTGAGAACCCATTCAAAACCGACAGTTCATGAACCACTGCTTCCCAAACAGAGGGAATGTTACCTTCAACAGAAAATATTATATGAGCTTTCTGGGCACATTTATCTTTTTGTAGAGTTAGATGAGCATCTCTTTGATGGAGAAGTATATGCCATCAATCACTTTGTAAAATTACTAAAGAATATCATAATCTGTTTCTTAAAGATCAGAGCTAAAGATATAACTCAGTACTCCTTAAAACACCACTCAGAAAGAATTGAGTTGAAAACTTTGTCAAGGAAATACTGGTCATCTTCACAGAATTACAGATGTTCAAGTTTTGCCAATACCAATAAATTCAGACATTTGCTAAGGAACAACAGATACCCATTCAAATGA
- the THAP9 gene encoding DNA transposase THAP9 isoform X2 — protein MDPRSKKIWIPGPGAMLCSKHFQESDFESYGIRRKLKKGAVPSVSLYKVLQGVHLKGKARQKILKQPLPDNSQEVATEDHNYSLKRPLTVGAEKLAEVQQMLQVSKKRLASAKNYRMIKKRKGLQLIDALIEEKLLTEETECLLRAQFSDFKWELYNWRETAEYSAEMKQFACTLYLCSSKVYDYVRKILKLPHSSILRTWLSKCKPGPGFNSNIFSFLQQKVENGDQRYQSCSLMIKGLSLMQQLQWDPSSHHLQGFMDFGLGTLDADEMPLASETILLTAVGISGHWSTPLGYFFVNRASGYLQAQLLRLTIGKLSDIGITVLAVTSDASAHSVQMAKALGIHLDGDNTKCTFQHPSSSSQQIAYFFDSCHLLKLIRNAFQNFQSIQFINGTAHWQHLVELAALEEQELSHMERIPRKLANLKNHILKTNCAAQVFSESVVRALECLLSLGLPSFQNCVGTIHFLRLINNLFDIFNSRNFYGKGFKGPLLPETFNKINHVLTEAKTIFVTLSDTSNNQILKGKRKLGFLGFLLNAESLKWLYQNYVFPKVMPFPYLLMYKFSHDHLELFLKMLRQVSVTTSNPTCMAFQKAYHNLEMRHRLQDEVFLSEVSSLDISIARRTDLALGTVQREYGVSVIESLFYKEDICPDWSDCLLSEALLDLSVRRRNLTSCAGYIANKLSALLTCEDCLSALYASDLKASKIGSLLCVKKENGVHFPSESLCRVINTCERVVRTHSKPTVHEPLLPKQRECYLQQKILYELSGHIYLFVELDEHLFDGEVYAINHFVKLLKNIIICFLKIRAKDITQYSLKHHSERIELKTLSRKYWSSSQNYRCSSFANTNKFRHLLRNNRYPFK, from the exons ATGGACCCCAGAAGCAAAAAGATTTGGATCCCAGGACCAGGTGCTATGCTATGTTCCAAACATTTTCAAGAAAGTGACTTTGAGTCATATGGCATAAGAAGAAAGCTGAAAAAAGGAGCTGTGCCTTCTGTTTCTCTATACAAG GTTCTCCAAGGTGTACACCTTAAAGGTAAAGCAAGACAGAAAATCCTCAAACAGCCTCTTCCTGATAATTCTCAAGAGGTTGCTACTGAAGACCATAACTACAGTTTAAAGAGACCTCTGACAGTAGGAGCAGAGAAACTAGCTGAGGTGCAGCAGATGCTACAAGTGTCCAAAAAAAGACTTGCTTCTGCAAAAAACTACAGGATGATCAAGAAGAGAAAGGGCTTACAACTAATTGATGCGCTTATAGAAGAGAAGCTACTTACAGAGGAAACAGAATGTCTGCTACGAGCACAATTTTCTG ATTTTAAGTGGGAGTTGTATAACTGGAGAGAAACAGCTGAGTACTCCGCAGAAATGAAGCAGTTTGCATGTACGCTCTACTTGTGCAGTAGCAAAGTCTACGATTATGTCAGAAAGATTCTTAAGCTGCCTCATTCTTCCATCCTCAGAAC ATGGCTGTCCAAATGCAAACCTGGTCCAGGTTTCAACagcaacattttttcttttcttcagcaaAAAGTAGAGAATGGAGACCAGCGATATCAGTCTTGTTCACTGATGATTAAAGGTCTGTCTCTCATGCAGCAGCTTCAGTGGGACcccagcagtcaccatctgcaagggTTTATGGACTTCGGTCTTGGCACACTTGATGCTGATGAAATGCCACTCGCCTCAGAAACTATTTTGCTCACGGCAGTGGGTATTTCTGGTCACTGGAGTACACCTCTTGGTTATTTTTTTGTAAACAGGGCCTCTGGATATTTGCAAGCTCAGCTGCTTCGTCTGACGATTGGCAAACTAAGTGACATAGGGATCACAGTGCTGGCTGTCACGTCAGATGCCTCAGCTCACAGCGTTCAGATGGCAAAGGCACTGGGGATACATCTCGACGGAGACAACACGAAGTGTACATTTCAGCATCCTTCATCTTCCAGCCAACAGATTGCCTACTTCTTTGATTCTTGCCACTTGCTTAAATTAATAAGAAATGCATTTCAGAATTTCCAAAGCATTCAGTTTATCAATGGCACAGCTCACTGGCAGCACCTTGTGGAGTTAGCAGCGCTAGAGGAACAGGAATTATCACATATGGAGAGAATCCCAAGAAAACTTGCAAATCTGAAGAACCACATACTAAAAACGAATTGTGCCGCCCAAGTCTTCAGTGAGAGCGTGGTCAGGGCACTAGAGTGTTTGCTATCATTAGGCCTGCCTTCTTTTCAGAACTGTGTTGGTACCATCCACTTCTTACGCTTAATTAACAATCTGTTCGACATTTTTAATAGTAGGAACTTTTATGGAAAGGGATTTAAAGGACCTCTATTACCTGAAACTTTTAATAAAATCAACCATGTGTTAACTGAAGCCAAGACTATTTTTGTTACATTATCTGACACTAGCAATAATCAAATCCTTAAAGGTAAGCGAAAACTGGGATTCCTGGGATTTTTGCTTAATGCCGAGAGCTTAAAATGGCTCTACCAAAATTATGTTTTCCCCAAAGTCATGCCTTTCCCCTATCTCCTGATGTACAAATTCAGTCACGATCATCTGGAATTATTTCTAAAGATGCTCAGACAGGTATCAGTAACCACTTCTAACCCTACCTGCATGGCATTCCAGAAAGCTTACCATAATTTGGAGATGAGACACAGATTACAAGATGAGGTCTTTCTAAGTGAAGTAAGCAGCCTTGACATTTCAATTGCTCGAAGGACAGACCTGGCCCTCGGGACAGTTCAGCGTGAGTATGGTGTCAGCGTTATAGAGAGTCTTTTTTACAAAGAGGATATTTGCCCAGACTGGTCTGACTGTTTGCTAAGTGAGGCATTACTAGACCTGTCAGTTCGTAGGCGAAATCTCACCTCTTGTGCTGGTTATATTGCCAATAAGTTATCAGCTCTTTTAACGTGCGAGGACTGCCTCAGTGCGCTGTACGCATCGGATCTCAAAGCCTCTAAGATTGGATCCCTGTTATGTGTTAAAAAGGAGAATGGTGTGCATTTCCCTTCTGAAAGTTTGTGCCGAGTCATAAATACTTGTGAGCGAGTTGTGAGAACCCATTCAAAACCGACAGTTCATGAACCACTGCTTCCCAAACAGAGGGAATGTTACCTTCAACAGAAAATATTATATGAGCTTTCTGGGCACATTTATCTTTTTGTAGAGTTAGATGAGCATCTCTTTGATGGAGAAGTATATGCCATCAATCACTTTGTAAAATTACTAAAGAATATCATAATCTGTTTCTTAAAGATCAGAGCTAAAGATATAACTCAGTACTCCTTAAAACACCACTCAGAAAGAATTGAGTTGAAAACTTTGTCAAGGAAATACTGGTCATCTTCACAGAATTACAGATGTTCAAGTTTTGCCAATACCAATAAATTCAGACATTTGCTAAGGAACAACAGATACCCATTCAAATGA
- the THAP9 gene encoding DNA transposase THAP9 isoform X3: protein MTRSCSAVGCSTRDTVLSRERGLSFHQFPTDTIQRSKWIRAVNRMDPRSKKIWIPGPGAMLCSKHFQESDFESYGIRRKLKKGAVPSVSLYKVLQGVHLKGKARQKILKQPLPDNSQEVATEDHNYSLKRPLTVGAEKLAEVQQMLQVSKKRLASAKNYRMIKKRKGLQLIDALIEEKLLTEETECLLRAQFSDFKWELYNWRETAEYSAEMKQFACTLYLCSSKVYDYVRKILKLPHSSILRTASGYLQAQLLRLTIGKLSDIGITVLAVTSDASAHSVQMAKALGIHLDGDNTKCTFQHPSSSSQQIAYFFDSCHLLKLIRNAFQNFQSIQFINGTAHWQHLVELAALEEQELSHMERIPRKLANLKNHILKTNCAAQVFSESVVRALECLLSLGLPSFQNCVGTIHFLRLINNLFDIFNSRNFYGKGFKGPLLPETFNKINHVLTEAKTIFVTLSDTSNNQILKGKRKLGFLGFLLNAESLKWLYQNYVFPKVMPFPYLLMYKFSHDHLELFLKMLRQVSVTTSNPTCMAFQKAYHNLEMRHRLQDEVFLSEVSSLDISIARRTDLALGTVQREYGVSVIESLFYKEDICPDWSDCLLSEALLDLSVRRRNLTSCAGYIANKLSALLTCEDCLSALYASDLKASKIGSLLCVKKENGVHFPSESLCRVINTCERVVRTHSKPTVHEPLLPKQRECYLQQKILYELSGHIYLFVELDEHLFDGEVYAINHFVKLLKNIIICFLKIRAKDITQYSLKHHSERIELKTLSRKYWSSSQNYRCSSFANTNKFRHLLRNNRYPFK from the exons ATGACTCGAAGTTGCTCGGCAGTGGGCTGCAGCACCCGAGACACCGTGCTGAGCCGGGAGCGCGGCCTCTCTTTCCACCA ATTTCCAACTGATACTATTCAGCGCTCAAAATGGATCAGGGCTGTGAATCGTATGGACCCCAGAAGCAAAAAGATTTGGATCCCAGGACCAGGTGCTATGCTATGTTCCAAACATTTTCAAGAAAGTGACTTTGAGTCATATGGCATAAGAAGAAAGCTGAAAAAAGGAGCTGTGCCTTCTGTTTCTCTATACAAG GTTCTCCAAGGTGTACACCTTAAAGGTAAAGCAAGACAGAAAATCCTCAAACAGCCTCTTCCTGATAATTCTCAAGAGGTTGCTACTGAAGACCATAACTACAGTTTAAAGAGACCTCTGACAGTAGGAGCAGAGAAACTAGCTGAGGTGCAGCAGATGCTACAAGTGTCCAAAAAAAGACTTGCTTCTGCAAAAAACTACAGGATGATCAAGAAGAGAAAGGGCTTACAACTAATTGATGCGCTTATAGAAGAGAAGCTACTTACAGAGGAAACAGAATGTCTGCTACGAGCACAATTTTCTG ATTTTAAGTGGGAGTTGTATAACTGGAGAGAAACAGCTGAGTACTCCGCAGAAATGAAGCAGTTTGCATGTACGCTCTACTTGTGCAGTAGCAAAGTCTACGATTATGTCAGAAAGATTCTTAAGCTGCCTCATTCTTCCATCCTCAGAAC GGCCTCTGGATATTTGCAAGCTCAGCTGCTTCGTCTGACGATTGGCAAACTAAGTGACATAGGGATCACAGTGCTGGCTGTCACGTCAGATGCCTCAGCTCACAGCGTTCAGATGGCAAAGGCACTGGGGATACATCTCGACGGAGACAACACGAAGTGTACATTTCAGCATCCTTCATCTTCCAGCCAACAGATTGCCTACTTCTTTGATTCTTGCCACTTGCTTAAATTAATAAGAAATGCATTTCAGAATTTCCAAAGCATTCAGTTTATCAATGGCACAGCTCACTGGCAGCACCTTGTGGAGTTAGCAGCGCTAGAGGAACAGGAATTATCACATATGGAGAGAATCCCAAGAAAACTTGCAAATCTGAAGAACCACATACTAAAAACGAATTGTGCCGCCCAAGTCTTCAGTGAGAGCGTGGTCAGGGCACTAGAGTGTTTGCTATCATTAGGCCTGCCTTCTTTTCAGAACTGTGTTGGTACCATCCACTTCTTACGCTTAATTAACAATCTGTTCGACATTTTTAATAGTAGGAACTTTTATGGAAAGGGATTTAAAGGACCTCTATTACCTGAAACTTTTAATAAAATCAACCATGTGTTAACTGAAGCCAAGACTATTTTTGTTACATTATCTGACACTAGCAATAATCAAATCCTTAAAGGTAAGCGAAAACTGGGATTCCTGGGATTTTTGCTTAATGCCGAGAGCTTAAAATGGCTCTACCAAAATTATGTTTTCCCCAAAGTCATGCCTTTCCCCTATCTCCTGATGTACAAATTCAGTCACGATCATCTGGAATTATTTCTAAAGATGCTCAGACAGGTATCAGTAACCACTTCTAACCCTACCTGCATGGCATTCCAGAAAGCTTACCATAATTTGGAGATGAGACACAGATTACAAGATGAGGTCTTTCTAAGTGAAGTAAGCAGCCTTGACATTTCAATTGCTCGAAGGACAGACCTGGCCCTCGGGACAGTTCAGCGTGAGTATGGTGTCAGCGTTATAGAGAGTCTTTTTTACAAAGAGGATATTTGCCCAGACTGGTCTGACTGTTTGCTAAGTGAGGCATTACTAGACCTGTCAGTTCGTAGGCGAAATCTCACCTCTTGTGCTGGTTATATTGCCAATAAGTTATCAGCTCTTTTAACGTGCGAGGACTGCCTCAGTGCGCTGTACGCATCGGATCTCAAAGCCTCTAAGATTGGATCCCTGTTATGTGTTAAAAAGGAGAATGGTGTGCATTTCCCTTCTGAAAGTTTGTGCCGAGTCATAAATACTTGTGAGCGAGTTGTGAGAACCCATTCAAAACCGACAGTTCATGAACCACTGCTTCCCAAACAGAGGGAATGTTACCTTCAACAGAAAATATTATATGAGCTTTCTGGGCACATTTATCTTTTTGTAGAGTTAGATGAGCATCTCTTTGATGGAGAAGTATATGCCATCAATCACTTTGTAAAATTACTAAAGAATATCATAATCTGTTTCTTAAAGATCAGAGCTAAAGATATAACTCAGTACTCCTTAAAACACCACTCAGAAAGAATTGAGTTGAAAACTTTGTCAAGGAAATACTGGTCATCTTCACAGAATTACAGATGTTCAAGTTTTGCCAATACCAATAAATTCAGACATTTGCTAAGGAACAACAGATACCCATTCAAATGA